A single region of the Drosophila miranda strain MSH22 chromosome 2, D.miranda_PacBio2.1, whole genome shotgun sequence genome encodes:
- the LOC108154578 gene encoding uncharacterized protein LOC108154578, with the protein MSALILSVFILLFAEAYTLFILKPYDARLVSFISLSDGVWDVSKVRIIGRDRKMNGTISLLEDMDDDQYSFYAEAYIDTSGSGNYKKLPYTMPMTPACKGFKMYLPYFADSAKVGVNIDFPVDGPPCPLPKGTYYLKDILLNTTKWPSVMPRGYMKGVSYFFKNGKSAGVLEVTTHVVDRD; encoded by the exons ATGTCGGCGTTGATTTTGTCGGTCTTTATTTTGCTGTTTGCGGAAGCCTAT ACGCTTTTCATATTAAAGCCTTACGATGCCCGTTTGGTGTCCTTCATCTCGCTGAGCGATGGGGTCTGGGATGTCAGCAAAGTGCGTATCATAGGCCGTGACCGCAAGATGAATGGAACAATCAGCTTACTGGAAGACATGGACGATGATCAATATTCATTCTACGCCGAGGCATACATCGATacgagtggcagtggcaactACAAGAAGCTTCCCTACACGATGCCCATGACGCCCGCCTGCAAGGGATTCAAGATGTATCTGCCGTACTTTGCGGACAGTGCCAAGGTCGGAGTGAACATCGATTTTCCCGTTGATGGACCGCCATGTCCGTTACCAAAGGGCACGTATTATCTAAAGGACATTCTTCTCAACACGACCAAGTGGCCTTCTGTAATGCCACGGGGTTACATGAAGGGAGTATCGTATTTCTTCAAGAATGGCAAAAGTGCAGGAGTCCTTGAAGTAACTACCCATGTGGTGGATCGAGATTAG